From Diadema setosum chromosome 5, eeDiaSeto1, whole genome shotgun sequence, the proteins below share one genomic window:
- the LOC140229280 gene encoding uncharacterized protein: MFAIAAQNTSSTSPPEATTPLGTLVTEITSIATEETVTYLPCNDTVENCTSLDPMTPNTTGGMPASTVNVTDVPTPSANVTDANTTATTMATTMVATSETGPNSTTNISVEQTTMQPNMTSSPMASQSPGAGNESTQAPPATEPATQAGTDEIGTDGTDNGVLTTRAPTNQPPVTKKATTQPPLTPSPSTAGNTPASKTTSSKAVGTTKDNGPDVNPTHHGNSKGVVIGLVVTALVVILVIGVFVYIKQRRLRNSYGRLNEEAEDSGWSAFSKNPIYRGDRNEPYL, from the exons ATGTTTGCCATCGCAGCACAGAACACATCTTCCACCTCCCCACCGGAGGCTACTACACCACTCGGAACGCTGGTGACAGAGATCACGTCTATTGCAACAGAAGAAACTGTGACCTACCTGCCGTGTAATGATACTGTAGAGAACTGCACATCTCTGGATCCCATGACGCCAAACACTACCGGAGGAATGCCTGCATCAACAGTAAATGTGACAGATGTACCTACTCCAAGTGCCAATGTCACCGATGCGAATACCACCGCTACGACCATGGCAACAACCATGGTGGCGACCTCCGAAACTGGCCCAAACTCTACCACAAATATTTCCGTAGAGCAGACGACCATGCAGCCAAATATGACCAGCAGTCCCATGGCCTCGCAAAGTCCAGGCGCGGGCAACGAGTCGACGCAGGCACCGCCAGCGACAGAGCCTGCAACACAAGCCGGCACCGACGAGATAGGCACCGACGGCACCGACAATGGCGTGCTGACAACCCGTGCTCCAACCAATCAGCCCCCCGTGACGAAGAAGGCAACCACCCAACCGCCGTTGACCCCCAGCCCCTCCACCGCGGGTAACACACCTGCTTCCAAGACCACTTCCAGCAAAGCAGTGGGCACAACGAAGGACAACGGGCCAGATGTGAACCCGACACATCACGGCAACTCCAAGGGCGTTGTCATTGGTCTCGTTGTCACCGCACTTGTCGTAATCCTGGTTATCGGCGTCTTTGTCTACATAAAGCA GAGGAGATTGCGCAACAGCTACGGCCGATTGAACGAGGAGGCGGAGGACAGTGGCTGGTCGGCCTTCTCCAAGAACCCCATCTATAGGGGAGACAGG AACGAGCCCTATTTGTGA